One Bombina bombina isolate aBomBom1 chromosome 5, aBomBom1.pri, whole genome shotgun sequence DNA segment encodes these proteins:
- the LOC128659655 gene encoding homeodomain-interacting protein kinase 4-like yields MERLQSKTDYYYLMDFLGRGAFGEVVKSRKENSGENVAIKIHKNDDDKRHGIWHEIKMLNALKEVDSDKWNIIRFYEHFHDSDTFYLVFELLEQSLYDYQKQNSFTPLPIRHIRTITTQVLIALGKLQELSIMHTDLKPENIMLVNQTKNPFKIKLIDFGNACISKEAKYFKQPYMQTRYYRSPEILLGLPFSSKIDMWSLGCIIGELHTGCPLYPGAHEYDQIRYIYDTHGMPKSQLLTAGGKTFNFFKKIIDKNVGSKWSLKSAEEYWSETKIIPYETRKYVLKSLDQLKLINAQSSSDNDFMAEYYDKENMVSLIKQMLTWDSHERISPNLAMRHPFISVREIKNKHENTFQNSIEIAKKQDFNVFPGYQAPKPSLKNNIDQMVNVCIEDPKEVKINIWEEETEMNKMQKNCSAHQDCYIIFPASNAAQHYHNPRDNPVTVNIEQHDAKHSKVNHKPGDSKQLRNDGAYSYKSVSALDRIRLCIRNLTSRIF; encoded by the coding sequence ATGGAGCGTCTTCAATCTAAAACAGACTACTATTATCTTATGGACTTTTTAGGGAGAGGGGCTTTTGGAGAGGTGGTGAAGAGCAGGAAGGAGAACAGCGGGGAAAATGTGGCTATAAAAATCCATAAAAATGATGATGACAAAAGGCATGGAATTTGGCATGAGATTAAGATGCTAAATGCCTTAAAAGAAGTGGACTCAGACAAATGGAACATCATACGTTTCTATGAACATTTTCATGACAGTGACACATTTTATCTGGTTTTTGAACTCCTGGAGCAAAGCCTTTATGATTATCAGAAGCAAAACTCTTTTACACCGCTTCCCATCAGACACATCAGGACCATAACAACTCAAGTCCTAATAGCTTTAGGCAAGTTACAGGAACTTTCCATCATGCACACAGATCTAAAACCAGAGAACATAATGCTGGTCAATCAAACAAAAAATCCCTTCAAGATCAAACTTATTGATTTTGGTAATGCATGTATTTCAAAGGAAGCCAAATATTTCAAACAACCCTATATGCAGACACGATATTACAGGTCTCCGGAAATACTTCTGGGATTGCCTTTTTCTTCCAAAATTGACATGTGGTCTCTTGGATGTATCATTGGAGAATTACATACTGGATGTCCTCTATACCCAGGAGCCCATGAATACGATCAAATTCGCTACATCTATGACACCCATGGAATGCCCAAGAGCCAATTGCTGACTGCAGGAGGCAAAACATTcaacttttttaaaaagataattgaTAAAAATGTCGGGAGCAAATGGTCACTAAAATCAGCAGAAGAGTACTGGTCTGAAACCAAAATAATACCTTATGAAACAAGAAAATATGTTCTGAAATCACTGGACCAGCTCAAATTGATCAATGCTCAATCTTCTTCAGATAATGACTTCATGGCTGAATATTATGACAAGGAGAACATGGTCAGTTTGATAAAGCAGATGCTTACATGGGATTCCCATGAAAGAATAAGTCCTAACTTAGCCATGAGACATCCCTTTATATCTGtcagagaaataaaaaacaaacatgaaaACACTTTCCAGAACTCAATTGAAATAGCAAAAAAACAAGACTTCAATGTGTTCCCAGGCTATCAGGCCCCTAAGCCTTCTCTGAAAAACAATATTGACCAAATGGTCAATGTTTGCATTGAAGATCCAAAAGAAGTAAAGATCAACATTTGGGAAGAGGAAACAGAGATGAACAAAATGCAAAAAAATTGTTCAGCTCATCAAGATTGTTACATAATCTTTCCAGCTAGCAATGCAGCTCAACATTATCATAACCCAAGAGATAATCCAGTAACGGTGAATATAGAACAACATGATGCAAAACACTCAAAGGTCAATCACAAGCCGGGTGATTCCAAGCAGCTGCGTAACGATGGAGCTTACAGCTATAAATCTGTGTCTGCATTAGACAGGATCAGATTATGTATCAGAAACCTCACTAGCCGCATATTTTAA